The genomic segment AATATACATGCCATTTAACATTTATCGTATAACATATTATACTCTGGCTAGCTGTTAATTTTAGTTATGTAAAATGGCACATATCTAGCAAACCTATATTCCCAAATATAGAAATGTTATGATCGCCTCACAAATACAAGACCGCCTCTCAGACAAAACCCGTCCGGTTTTTACCATCGGAGTAGCTGCTGATCTGATCGGTGTCTCTGTACATACTTTAAGAATGTATGAAACAGAAGGTCTGATCCTGCCTCAGCGTACCAGCACCCAACGACGCCTATACTCCCAGGTAGATATTGAACGATTGCTATGCATCCGCACCATGATCGAAGAACGTGGTTTTAACCTGGCTGGTATTAAAGCCATCCTGTCCATGGCTCCCTGCTGGGCTATCAAAGGCTGCAGTGAATCGGACCGGACTGGATGCGATGCTTATGAACATGCCCTGGAACCGTGCTGGGTGGTCAAAACCAAAGCAAAGGGATGTCAAGAAGAAGACTGTGCTCAATGCCCGGCCTACCTCGAAGTTACTACCTGTCACAACATGAAATCATTTTTAAAAGAACATTGGAAGAACGCATGAAACCAATAATGAATCGCCGCGAATTTATCAAAATTGCCAGTGTGGGTGCGGGAAGTCTGGCTTTTGCCACCCCACTGTTTGACTTCTCAAAAGGAGAAATCCTGGCACCTGATGTCCATCCGGGTATGTATTCCAAACGGACACCCACCTACTGTGAGATCTGTTTCTGGAAGTGTGCCGGGTGGGTACACACA from the Candidatus Neomarinimicrobiota bacterium genome contains:
- a CDS encoding MerR family transcriptional regulator, which produces MIASQIQDRLSDKTRPVFTIGVAADLIGVSVHTLRMYETEGLILPQRTSTQRRLYSQVDIERLLCIRTMIEERGFNLAGIKAILSMAPCWAIKGCSESDRTGCDAYEHALEPCWVVKTKAKGCQEEDCAQCPAYLEVTTCHNMKSFLKEHWKNA